Below is a window of Equus quagga isolate Etosha38 chromosome 1, UCLA_HA_Equagga_1.0, whole genome shotgun sequence DNA.
AGTCTCTGGTCTCTCTCCAGCTGCAGCGCCCACGTCCTTTGAGGGCCCCTTTGGGAAGATTGTGTACCAGGTGCGGGCCACTATCGACACGCCGCGTTTTTCCAAGGATCACCAGTGTAGCCGCGTGTTCTACATCTTGAGCCCCCTGAACCTGAACAGCATCCCAGACATCGAGGTGAGGATGGGGCCGTAGCCTCCTGGATGGCCTGCACCTTTGCCCTGATGCCCCATCTCCAGCCAGGGTGAGGTGGCCAGGGTCTGGAATAGCAGCAGTCTGTCTGTCCTGAGCTGACTGTGCTGTGTCCAGGGGCAGTGTGTGGCAGGGCTGTGTGGGCTTGTCCAGCGGCTTCAGGGACCCAGCCTCCCACACCCACCAACTCCCTTCCTGGTTTTTCCCCTAAGCAACCCAATGTAGCCTCCACCACCAAGAAGTTCTCCTACAAGCTGGTGAAGACGGGCACCGTGGTCCTCACTGCCAGCACTGACCTCCGTGGCTATGTGGTGGGGCAGGTGCTGCGGCTGCAGGCTGACATCGAGAACCAGTCAGGCAAGGACACCAGCCCTGTGGTGGCCAGTCTGCTGCAGGTCAGAGTCCCCTCTGGCTGCCCAGGCGTGTCCTCACGGGGCTGGAGGAGAGGTAAGGGGCTGGCTTTCCCAGGCTCACAGGCTGGCCCTTCCCCAGAAAGTGTCCTATAAGGCCAAGCGCTGGATCTACGATGTGCGGACCATCGCAGAGGTGGAGGGGGCAGGCGTCAAGGCCTGGAGGCGGGCACAGTGGCAAGAGCAGATCCTggtgcctgccctgccccagtCGGCCCTGCCCGGCTGCAGCCTCATCCACGTGGACTACTTCTTGCAGGTGCTCAGGGTAGAGGGAGaggtgtgggggggtggggggtgcactGGCCTGGCCACTcacgcctcctcctccccaggtctCCCTGAAGGTGCCTGAAGCCACAGTGACCCTCCCGGTCTTCATCGGCAATATTCCTGTGAATCACGCTCCGCTGAGCCCCCAGCCAGGCCCAAGTCCTCCTCCTGGGGCCCTGTCCCGGGTGGTGCCCTCGGCACCCCCCCAGGAGGAGGATGAGGCCATGGCCAGTGGCCCCCACCTTGAGGACCCCATCTCCCTCTTCACCAAGAGCCACTCGCAGCAGCAGCCACCACAGGCCGCCTTCGGCTCTGTGCCTGGCGCCCCTGAACTCCGTCCTCAGGATGGCAGCCCTGCTGCCCACCCTTTGCCCCCTCCCTTGTGCATCTCCACAGGTGCCACCATCCCCTACTTTGCAGAGGGCTCAGGGGGCCCGGTGCCCACCACCAGTACCTTGATCCTCCCGCCAGAGTACAGCTCCTGGGGCTACCCCTGTGGTGAGTGGGGGTCTGgggcctggggggcagggagtGCTGCGGGCCCCATGCAGACCTCGCTCTCTCCTCGCAGAGGCCCCGCCGTCCTATGAACAGAGCTGTGGCGGCGGTGCGGACCCTGGTCTGACCCCTGGGAGCTGACCCCTGGGAGCTGGCTCCATGCTGCCTTCTCTGTGCAGGCGGACCTCTGCCCTGGGATCGGGCGCCCAGGGCCTCGTGCCTTTGCTCCCGGCCTGGCCCGGCCCACTCAGGACCCTCCGTTGCCGGGCCACTGGCCCCCCCAACCCCTCCTGCAGTCAGCCTCGCCCCAGGGGCCTGGAGAGACGCCATGTAAATAAAGCGCTTCGTTTGTAAAGCTGGGCACAGGCCGGCTTCTCGGGAGCCCTCCTCCTGGTGGGTGCGCAACAGGCCGAGCCTGGGGGCCTATCCTCGCCCGGCTCCCCTC
It encodes the following:
- the ARRDC1 gene encoding arrestin domain-containing protein 1 isoform X2, which translates into the protein MGRVQLFEVRLRHGRVVYSPGEPLAGAVRVRLGAALPFRAIRVTCTGSCRVSTKANDASWVVEEGYSNSALSLADKGSLPAGEHNFPFQFLLPAAAPTSFEGPFGKIVYQVRATIDTPRFSKDHQCSRVFYILSPLNLNSIPDIEQPNVASTTKKFSYKLVKTGTVVLTASTDLRGYVVGQVLRLQADIENQSGKDTSPVVASLLQKVSYKAKRWIYDVRTIAEVEGAGVKAWRRAQWQEQILVPALPQSALPGCSLIHVDYFLQVSLKVPEATVTLPVFIGNIPVNHAPLSPQPGPSPPPGALSRVVPSAPPQEEDEAMASGPHLEDPISLFTKSHSQQQPPQAAFGSVPGAPELRPQDGSPAAHPLPPPLCISTGATIPYFAEGSGGPVPTTSTLILPPEYSSWGYPCEAPPSYEQSCGGGADPGLTPGS
- the ARRDC1 gene encoding arrestin domain-containing protein 1 isoform X1; translation: MGRVQLFEVRLRHGRVVYSPGEPLAGAVRVRLGAALPFRAIRVTCTGSCRVSTKANDASWVVEEGYSNSALSLADKGSLPAGEHNFPFQFLLPAAAPTSFEGPFGKIVYQVRATIDTPRFSKDHQCSRVFYILSPLNLNSIPDIEQPNVASTTKKFSYKLVKTGTVVLTASTDLRGYVVGQVLRLQADIENQSGKDTSPVVASLLQKVSYKAKRWIYDVRTIAEVEGAGVKAWRRAQWQEQILVPALPQSALPGCSLIHVDYFLQVSLKVPEATVTLPVFIGNIPVNHAPLSPQPGPSPPPGALSRVVPSAPPQEEDEAMASGPHLEDPISLFTKSHSQQQPPQAAFGSVPGAPELRPQDGSPAAHPLPPPLCISTGATIPYFAEGSGGPVPTTSTLILPPEYSSWGYPCGEWGSGAWGAGSAAGPMQTSLSPRRGPAVL